GTGGTGGTGATGAACAGGAACGGGATAGTAGCCGAGGGCGCGCCTCATCATGTAATAACGGAGCCGGTCCTGGACGAGATCTACGAAGGGATATGCTCAGTTCGGAGCGTTGGGGGCACCAGGATGGTGATGCCGAGGAAGGTGGCGGAGAGGGAGTATGGTGAGATATCTTTAGAGAACCTACGAGGAATACGACGCGCCTCAACTGTTGAGATGAAGCGCCTATGAGGTCGATAGATCTGATAGATTGATCAGAAATCTGAACGGATTCAATGAAATATTTACATAAACATATGAATGCCAGCATCGAATGTGAAGGGCGGTCAGTATCAGGCTGAGGCCTACGATCAGAGGTCGAAGTTGAAAGTCAGCCTGTCGCAGATGGTAGAAAAAATAACTAATGTAACGATCTGGTATCAATCTCTATTAATGATGATTTGGTGGGATAAACGCCACCAAGAAAAGCAAATGAGGATACGAATATGAATCGTTTGAGATGTTGTATTCTTGTAGTCGCATGCGTCGCGCTCATTTTAGGAGCAGGATGTGCGGACGGGTATAGAACCATAGTCGACAGCAGAGGGGTCGCCGTCCAGGTGCCGCTGGAGATCGAGCGCGTGGTCACCATCAGCGATGGTCTGGTGGAAGGGGTAATGACCAGCTTGGGCGTAGAGGAGAAATTGGTGGGTTTGGGAACCGATTGTCTTCCCAAGCTGTGGGAGTGGGAATATCCCACAGTGTATGGGAAAAATTACACATTGGAGGGGATGAACACCGTAAATTATCTGAATCCGTGGATTCGCGATCTTCCATTGGTCGCCTCATACGGCATGCCGCCTAACTACGAAATGCTGGTCAGCCTGGATCCGGACTTGGTCATCATCAGGGGTGGAGACTGTACCTTTTGGACGGACGAAGATGGCATGCAACAGGCCATCAATACGATAGATTCCCTTGGTATCCCTCTCATCGTAACGTATGGACCAAACACCTACGATGAACCGAACATGTCAATTATCTCCGAAGAGATTCGAATCATTGGTCAGATATTCGGCATAGAGGAGGAGGCTATCGAGCTTGCAGATTACCTGGAGAGAGAAGTAGAATTCGTGAGAGAGCGGACGGAGGACATACCAGATGACGAAAAACCGCGCGTTTTATTATTCGGCCTATCGCCGCGATCCAGAGATGGTGGGGGAGCTGGAGATATTGAAGGCATCGACACCATTGAATCGTTCTTCTTAGAGGAGATAGTCAACGCCAAAAACGCCTTTCAGGAGCCGGCCCATTTCAGGTTGGTTAGTGCCGAGCACGTCTTGGCACTGGATCCTGATGTGATCGTTCTGCCAACAGATTGGGGATATCACCCCCCACGAGAGCTTTACGAAGCGCCTTACTATCAGAACCTGCAGGAGCTGACAGCAGTCAAGAATAGACGAGTAATTGCTCTTCCATGGTTGCCCTGCAACTGTGACAAGCGTCTTGAGTATCCGATAGAGGTGATGGTGATGGCCAAGGCTGCCTATCCTGAGCGCTTCGAGGATGTCAATCTTGCAGAATGGCTGCTGGAATTCTACATGAACGTTTACGATGTCGATCGGGAGACTGCAGAAGGGTTGCGCACAGCCCAGCTGATGGACTGGACTCTCGGAGACGGCAGCTGATTCAACCCATCTATTTTTTTCAACGATGGAGATGAGAATTTGGAGTCTTTGAGATCGAGAGGCTGGGTAGTCGTGATATCACGCCAGTATTTAGCCTTCAACGCGGGATACACCGCGTCAGTTGGGGTGGAGGGAATCCGATGGCGACATATCCGATAGAATGGTCAGAGGTCTGGATTGACCAGATGAAACGGCACAACGAGATGAACGGCGGCATGGACTGTGCAGCTTACTGGGACAGCGAGGAGGAGGCCAGAAATTACTGGAGGATGATAGAGCGTGACGGCGGAGAGTATGTAAAGGTCCTGCTAGACAAAATCACAATCAAATCCACATATAGAGTTCTGGATATAGGTGCAGGGCCCGGAACCCTGGCGATCCCCTTCTCCAAGGTGACCGCCCATGTAACCGCCGTCGAGCCCAGCGCCTCCATGGCCAGGGTGCTCCAGGAGAACCTCGAAGAGCGCAGGATCGGAAACGTCGACTGCATTCAGAAGAGATGGGAAGAGGTGGATGTCGAGAGGGATCTAAAACCTCCTTACGACCTAGTCGTCGCTTCTTTCTCCCTGGGGATGACCGATATCAAAGCGGCTGTCCAGAAGATGACCAAGGTTTCGTCAGGGTTTGTGTACCTGGCCTGGTTTGCAGGTGATACCTCCTGGGACGTTCAAGCCCGGGAAGTGTCTGCCCTTCTATTCGGTGATGTTGAATACCATCCGATGCCGAAGTCGGACGTGCTATTCAACGTCCTCTACCAGATGGGCGTCTACCCCAACATTCGGGTCTTTCCTCTCAAGATGTGTCATCGTTTTCCCTCCCTGGACGACGCTTTGAATTATTTTGGCGGCCAGTACCGGGTCGAAACCGACGATCAGATGGCAAAGCTGAGCGGCTACCTGTCGCAGGTCGTCGAAGAGGATGGCGAATCCTGGGTGCTGAAGTATGATTTCTTAAACATGATGGTTTGGTGGAATAATAACCACCGGGAAACGCAAGGAGGATAAGAACATGGATTTTGTGAGATGCTGTATACTTGCGGCCGCATTCCTCTGCCTCGTATCGGGAGCGGCGTGCTCTGATGAGCATATAACAGTAACGGACATGCTCGGACGGACGGTGGAAGTTCCGGCTAACATCGAACGGGTCGTTGCCATCGACGATGGTTTTGTCGAGGGGATCATGTACCGGTTCGGAATGCAGGAGAAGATTGTAGCTCTGGGAGCTCCCTGCTGCAGTAAAGAATACAACTACAGCTTTGAGACAGTAGATGGCGAGACCTACGAGTTCGAGGATGGGATGAATACCGTTAGGTACCTCATGCCTCACCTCGCCGAGATGACTGTGCTCGTTGAAGGCGCAACTGCCGTCAACTACGAGATGCTGGTATACCTCGATCCGGACGTCGTTTTTCTCCGAGAAGGGTCGTGGGCTTTTTCAGCCGGATCCGACGAGAAGATCCAAAAGACCATCGAATCCATCGAATCACTCGGAATTCCGCTGGTGATCCTGGTGGGCCCTCCATATCAGGAACAACCGAGCGTGGATTACATCGGGGATGAGATCCGGCTGGTGGGCGAGGTCTTTTCTCGCGAGGAAGATGCCGAAGCACTTGCCTCTTACCTTGAATCTCAGATAGAGGAGATTCGATCTCGCACCAAGGACGTTCCCGAGGACGAAAAGCCCAGCATGATGCAGCTCGGGCTTTCGCCGCGAGCCAGGGATGGTGGAGGTGCCGGCATGGCCTGGGGCCTTGATACGATCGAATCATACTTCATCGAGGATATCGCAAATGCAAAGAATGTGTATGATGGCATGGGTGCCTTTGTAGTAGTCTCCACCGAGCATATCTTAAAGATGGACCCCGATGTCATCGTTCTCCCGACTGCGCAGGGTTACCACCCTGCAAGGGAGCTATACACTGCACCGTACTATCAGAATCTTCAGGAGCTTACTGCCGTCAAGAATGAGCGTGTATACGCCCTTCCCTGGACTCCCTACAACTGGGCAAAGCGCCTGGAGTATCCGATCGAGGCGATGATTATCGCCAAGGCCGCCTATCCTGAGATGTTTACTGACGTGAAGGTCCACGAATGGGTGCTGGATTTCTACCAGAGCGTCTACGGAGTGGATGAGGAGACGGCCATCGGCCTGAGGTCGGCGCAGTGGCTCGACTGGATGGAGGAGGAGGATTTCTAGATAGGCTGATGAGACAATGAAATATTTTATGCTGCGACGGTGGGGTTTCTCCGTCGCACCTCTTTGTTTTGCCCTAAAAGGGATTAAAACCCTTCAGAGGATCTTAAAACGCGACGCGATCTCTTCATAAAATCGCTATCAAGAAAGGTAAGTTGGTGCGGGGGATGGGATTCGAACCCACGAACTCCTGCGAGACAAGGCCCTCAACCTTGCGCCTTTGACCTGGCTTGGCAACCCCCGCCCGTGGTCTTAACTTCGCCCTCACTAAGCCAAATCGCTCAACTGCTGGCTGAGCGACGTCGCGCGCCTCCTGATTTCGCCTGCAGCCCCTGTCACCAGGTCCTTTGCAGGCATCGACCCGTCGGTATCTATCTTCATGACGAAGACGTCCTCGACGGCGGAGACGTTGATCGCCCCGACATCGCACTCTCCGATGCAGAGCTTGCAGAGGGAACAGCTGATGGGGTCGTGGACCCTCACCTTCCCCTCGCCCTCTCCGATGACGAGGACCTTCCGGGGACAGACCTCGACGCACTTTCCGCAGCCTTCACACCGATCGCTGATCGTTATCTCCGGCAGGTTCTTGTAGCCGCACTGGGTTCCGGCCTGCCACTTGGCGTGGACCGTCCCCCGGTTGAGGGTGACGATCCCCTCCAGCATCAGCTTCTCGCCCTCGCCCAAGATCGCGATCGGGATCTTCTCGAAGACGACCTTCACCCCGGGATCCGAGAACCTCAGATCGCCGGAGTGGACGGTGCAGGGCCCCTCCGCCGAGAGGGTCATCCCCACCTGGCATGCGGGGCACCCCGCCCCGCCGCACTCGCACTCTTCGGGGACCCGGAAGAGGCTGAGGTCGTCGGCCTTGATCGGCACGAGGCCCAGCCTCAGGGAGAGCTGCTCGTCGAAGAGGACCGACGTATTGTCATAAATACTTATCTCATCGATGGCGAGGGACGGCACCTCCGCAAGGCAGGCCCTCCTTATGGCGTTGGCGAAGGCTGGAGTCACGCCCCTGAGGAGGAACCGGGCCCGGCCCTCTACCAGCTCGATCAGTTCAACCTGCAAAGCTCACACCCGTCTGCCCCGCCGTCCGCCGGAGGGCTTGGTGCCGTCGTGGGGGATGGGGGTCACGTCCTCGATCCTGCCAATCTTGAGCCCGGCCCTCGCCAGGGCCCTGATCGCCGCCTGGGCTCCGGGTCCCGGGGAACGCTGACGGTTTCCGCCGGGGGCCCTGACCCTGACGTGGACGCCGATGATGCCGTTGGTCATCGCCTGCTCCGCGATCTGGCCTGCCATCTGCATGGCGGTATACGGGGAGCTCTCGTCTCTTGCGGCCTTGACGACCATCCCGCCCGAGACCTTGGCGATCGTCTCGGCG
The sequence above is drawn from the Methanothrix harundinacea 6Ac genome and encodes:
- a CDS encoding ABC transporter substrate-binding protein; this encodes MNRLRCCILVVACVALILGAGCADGYRTIVDSRGVAVQVPLEIERVVTISDGLVEGVMTSLGVEEKLVGLGTDCLPKLWEWEYPTVYGKNYTLEGMNTVNYLNPWIRDLPLVASYGMPPNYEMLVSLDPDLVIIRGGDCTFWTDEDGMQQAINTIDSLGIPLIVTYGPNTYDEPNMSIISEEIRIIGQIFGIEEEAIELADYLEREVEFVRERTEDIPDDEKPRVLLFGLSPRSRDGGGAGDIEGIDTIESFFLEEIVNAKNAFQEPAHFRLVSAEHVLALDPDVIVLPTDWGYHPPRELYEAPYYQNLQELTAVKNRRVIALPWLPCNCDKRLEYPIEVMVMAKAAYPERFEDVNLAEWLLEFYMNVYDVDRETAEGLRTAQLMDWTLGDGS
- a CDS encoding class I SAM-dependent methyltransferase, with protein sequence MATYPIEWSEVWIDQMKRHNEMNGGMDCAAYWDSEEEARNYWRMIERDGGEYVKVLLDKITIKSTYRVLDIGAGPGTLAIPFSKVTAHVTAVEPSASMARVLQENLEERRIGNVDCIQKRWEEVDVERDLKPPYDLVVASFSLGMTDIKAAVQKMTKVSSGFVYLAWFAGDTSWDVQAREVSALLFGDVEYHPMPKSDVLFNVLYQMGVYPNIRVFPLKMCHRFPSLDDALNYFGGQYRVETDDQMAKLSGYLSQVVEEDGESWVLKYDFLNMMVWWNNNHRETQGG
- a CDS encoding ABC transporter substrate-binding protein; this translates as MDFVRCCILAAAFLCLVSGAACSDEHITVTDMLGRTVEVPANIERVVAIDDGFVEGIMYRFGMQEKIVALGAPCCSKEYNYSFETVDGETYEFEDGMNTVRYLMPHLAEMTVLVEGATAVNYEMLVYLDPDVVFLREGSWAFSAGSDEKIQKTIESIESLGIPLVILVGPPYQEQPSVDYIGDEIRLVGEVFSREEDAEALASYLESQIEEIRSRTKDVPEDEKPSMMQLGLSPRARDGGGAGMAWGLDTIESYFIEDIANAKNVYDGMGAFVVVSTEHILKMDPDVIVLPTAQGYHPARELYTAPYYQNLQELTAVKNERVYALPWTPYNWAKRLEYPIEAMIIAKAAYPEMFTDVKVHEWVLDFYQSVYGVDEETAIGLRSAQWLDWMEEEDF
- a CDS encoding DNA-directed RNA polymerase subunit D, giving the protein MQVELIELVEGRARFLLRGVTPAFANAIRRACLAEVPSLAIDEISIYDNTSVLFDEQLSLRLGLVPIKADDLSLFRVPEECECGGAGCPACQVGMTLSAEGPCTVHSGDLRFSDPGVKVVFEKIPIAILGEGEKLMLEGIVTLNRGTVHAKWQAGTQCGYKNLPEITISDRCEGCGKCVEVCPRKVLVIGEGEGKVRVHDPISCSLCKLCIGECDVGAINVSAVEDVFVMKIDTDGSMPAKDLVTGAAGEIRRRATSLSQQLSDLA
- a CDS encoding 30S ribosomal protein S11; translated protein: MAEGKWGVAHIYASFNNTIITITDLTGAETIAKVSGGMVVKAARDESSPYTAMQMAGQIAEQAMTNGIIGVHVRVRAPGGNRQRSPGPGAQAAIRALARAGLKIGRIEDVTPIPHDGTKPSGGRRGRRV